From Cygnus atratus isolate AKBS03 ecotype Queensland, Australia chromosome 1, CAtr_DNAZoo_HiC_assembly, whole genome shotgun sequence, the proteins below share one genomic window:
- the LOC118259650 gene encoding hematopoietic lineage cell-specific protein-like isoform X2: MWKAVVGHDVSVKVEAQGDDWDTDPDFVNDISEKEQRWGAKTIAGSGRAEHIDIHQLRNKVSEEHEVIKKKELETGPKASYGYGGKFGTEQDRMDKCAVGHEYVADVGKHSSQTDAAQGFGGKFGIQRDRTDKSALGFEYKGEVEKHSSQKDYSKGFGGRYGVEKDKVDKAAVGFDYKSQVEKHDSQKDYSAGFGGKFGVQRDRQDKSALGWDHQEEVQPHASQTDYAKGFGGRYGVQKDRVDKSAAGFNEMASPTSSYEKTRPVEAASSSTSSLRSRFENLAKLADEESKRQAEEDRVRRQAQECQAARQKQEIPQGAKDHRETVPATVTARVPGRAVQDSPVSQGEQEAKGEDEETPPTLPPRPADLGEELCKFPSQDQPIYSESLDVSGDYEELLEHSDYCDGISASADYEELPARLGKPDAVISRGGDGGEDYEEILPEESSQPCVGETDNVYEVESPGTCAVALYDYQGDGDDEISFDPDDTITHIEMVDEGWWRGQCRGKVGLFPANYVKLLQ, translated from the exons ATGTGGAAAGCAGTCGTGGGACATGATGTGTCGGTGAAGGTTGAGGCTCAGGGAGACGACTGGGACACTGACCCCGATTTTGTG AACGACATCTCTGAGAAGGAGCAGCGCTGGGGGGCCAAGACCATCGCGGGCTCTGGACGCGCCGAGCACATCGA CATCCACCAGCTGAGGAACAAGGTGTCAGAGGAACACGAAGTCATCAAGAAGAAGGAGCTGGAGACTGGCCCCAAGGCCTCCTATGGCTATGGGGGCAAATTTGGAACAGAGCAGGACCGAATGGATAAG TGCGCCGTGGGCCATGAGTATGTCGCTGATGTTGGGAAGCATTCCTCACAGACAGATGCAGCACAGGGCTTTGGTGGGAAGTTTGGAATCCAACGGGACCGAACTGATAAG TCAGCGCTGGGTTTTGAATACAAGGGTGAGGTGGAGAAACACTCGTCCCAGAAAG ATTACTCCAAGGGTTTTGGCGGCCGTTATGGTGTGGAGAAGGACAAGGTGGACAAAGCAGCAGTGGGGTTCGACTACAAGAGCCAGGTGGAGAAGCACGACTCTCAGAAAG ACTATTCTGCGGGCTTTGGTGGGAAGTTTGGGGTCCAGAGGGATCGACAGGACAAGAGTGCTCTTGGCTGGGACCATCAGGAGGAAGTGCAACCCCATGCATCCCAAACAG aCTATGCCAAAGGATTTGGAGGCCGCTACGGGGTCCAGAAGGACAGGGTAGATAAG AGTGCTGCTGGCTTTAACGAGATGGCAAGTCCAACTTCCTCATATGAGAAAACAAGACCAGTGGAGGCAG cttccagcagcaccagcagcctgcGGTCGAGATTTGAAAACCTGGCTAAATTGGCAGATGAGGAGAgcaaaaggcaggcagaagaagACCGGGTGAGGCGTCAAGCTCAGGAGTGCCAGGCAGCTCGGCAGAAG CAGGAAATCCCACAGGGAGCGAAGGACCACAGAGAGACAGTTCCTGCCACTGTGACAGCAAGGGTCCCTGGAAGAGCTGTCCAAGACAGTCCTGTGTCACAAGGAGAGCAG GAGGCAAAAGGGGAGGATGAGGAAACACCCCCCACTTTGCCACCAAGGCCAGCAGATCTGGGTGAAGAGCTGTGCAAGTTTCCCAGCCAGGATCAGCCCATCTACAGTGAGAGTTTGGATGTCAGTGGAGATTATGAGGAGCTGCTAGAGCACTCTGACTACTGTGATGGTATCAGTGCAAGTGCTGACTATGAGGAACTGCCAGCACGCTTGGGAAAGCCAGATGCCGTCATCAGCCGTGGAGGAGATGGAGGTGAGGACTATGAGGAGATCCTTCCTGAGGAGTCCAGCCAGCCCTGCGTGG GGGAAACGGACAATGTTTATGAGGTGGAGAGCCCTGGGACCTGTGCTGTGGCTCTCTATGATTACCAAGGAG ATGGAGATGATGAGATTTCTTTTGATCCCGATGACACAATCACACACATCGAGATGGTAGATGAAGGCTGGTGGCGGGGTCAGTGCCGGGGCAAAGTAGGCCTCTTCCCAGCAAATTATGTGAAGCTTCTGCAGTGA
- the LOC118259650 gene encoding hematopoietic lineage cell-specific protein-like isoform X3, whose product MWKAVVGHDVSVKVEAQGDDWDTDPDFVNDISEKEQRWGAKTIAGSGRAEHIDIHQLRNKVSEEHEVIKKKELETGPKASYGYGGKFGTEQDRMDKCAVGHEYVADVGKHSSQTDAAQGFGGKFGIQRDRTDKSALGFEYKGEVEKHSSQKDYSKGFGGRYGVEKDKVDKAAVGFDYKSQVEKHDSQKDYSAGFGGKFGVQRDRQDKSALGWDHQEEVQPHASQTDYAKGFGGRYGVQKDRVDKSAAGFNEMASPTSSYEKTRPVEAAASSSTSSLRSRFENLAKLADEESKRQAEEDRVRRQAQECQAARQKEIPQGAKDHRETVPATVTARVPGRAVQDSPVSQGEQEAKGEDEETPPTLPPRPADLGEELCKFPSQDQPIYSESLDVSGDYEELLEHSDYCDGISASADYEELPARLGKPDAVISRGGDGGEDYEEILPEESSQPCVGETDNVYEVESPGTCAVALYDYQGDGDDEISFDPDDTITHIEMVDEGWWRGQCRGKVGLFPANYVKLLQ is encoded by the exons ATGTGGAAAGCAGTCGTGGGACATGATGTGTCGGTGAAGGTTGAGGCTCAGGGAGACGACTGGGACACTGACCCCGATTTTGTG AACGACATCTCTGAGAAGGAGCAGCGCTGGGGGGCCAAGACCATCGCGGGCTCTGGACGCGCCGAGCACATCGA CATCCACCAGCTGAGGAACAAGGTGTCAGAGGAACACGAAGTCATCAAGAAGAAGGAGCTGGAGACTGGCCCCAAGGCCTCCTATGGCTATGGGGGCAAATTTGGAACAGAGCAGGACCGAATGGATAAG TGCGCCGTGGGCCATGAGTATGTCGCTGATGTTGGGAAGCATTCCTCACAGACAGATGCAGCACAGGGCTTTGGTGGGAAGTTTGGAATCCAACGGGACCGAACTGATAAG TCAGCGCTGGGTTTTGAATACAAGGGTGAGGTGGAGAAACACTCGTCCCAGAAAG ATTACTCCAAGGGTTTTGGCGGCCGTTATGGTGTGGAGAAGGACAAGGTGGACAAAGCAGCAGTGGGGTTCGACTACAAGAGCCAGGTGGAGAAGCACGACTCTCAGAAAG ACTATTCTGCGGGCTTTGGTGGGAAGTTTGGGGTCCAGAGGGATCGACAGGACAAGAGTGCTCTTGGCTGGGACCATCAGGAGGAAGTGCAACCCCATGCATCCCAAACAG aCTATGCCAAAGGATTTGGAGGCCGCTACGGGGTCCAGAAGGACAGGGTAGATAAG AGTGCTGCTGGCTTTAACGAGATGGCAAGTCCAACTTCCTCATATGAGAAAACAAGACCAGTGGAGGCAG cagcttccagcagcaccagcagcctgcGGTCGAGATTTGAAAACCTGGCTAAATTGGCAGATGAGGAGAgcaaaaggcaggcagaagaagACCGGGTGAGGCGTCAAGCTCAGGAGTGCCAGGCAGCTCGGCAGAAG GAAATCCCACAGGGAGCGAAGGACCACAGAGAGACAGTTCCTGCCACTGTGACAGCAAGGGTCCCTGGAAGAGCTGTCCAAGACAGTCCTGTGTCACAAGGAGAGCAG GAGGCAAAAGGGGAGGATGAGGAAACACCCCCCACTTTGCCACCAAGGCCAGCAGATCTGGGTGAAGAGCTGTGCAAGTTTCCCAGCCAGGATCAGCCCATCTACAGTGAGAGTTTGGATGTCAGTGGAGATTATGAGGAGCTGCTAGAGCACTCTGACTACTGTGATGGTATCAGTGCAAGTGCTGACTATGAGGAACTGCCAGCACGCTTGGGAAAGCCAGATGCCGTCATCAGCCGTGGAGGAGATGGAGGTGAGGACTATGAGGAGATCCTTCCTGAGGAGTCCAGCCAGCCCTGCGTGG GGGAAACGGACAATGTTTATGAGGTGGAGAGCCCTGGGACCTGTGCTGTGGCTCTCTATGATTACCAAGGAG ATGGAGATGATGAGATTTCTTTTGATCCCGATGACACAATCACACACATCGAGATGGTAGATGAAGGCTGGTGGCGGGGTCAGTGCCGGGGCAAAGTAGGCCTCTTCCCAGCAAATTATGTGAAGCTTCTGCAGTGA
- the LOC118259650 gene encoding hematopoietic lineage cell-specific protein-like isoform X1, whose protein sequence is MWKAVVGHDVSVKVEAQGDDWDTDPDFVNDISEKEQRWGAKTIAGSGRAEHIDIHQLRNKVSEEHEVIKKKELETGPKASYGYGGKFGTEQDRMDKCAVGHEYVADVGKHSSQTDAAQGFGGKFGIQRDRTDKSALGFEYKGEVEKHSSQKDYSKGFGGRYGVEKDKVDKAAVGFDYKSQVEKHDSQKDYSAGFGGKFGVQRDRQDKSALGWDHQEEVQPHASQTDYAKGFGGRYGVQKDRVDKSAAGFNEMASPTSSYEKTRPVEAAASSSTSSLRSRFENLAKLADEESKRQAEEDRVRRQAQECQAARQKQEIPQGAKDHRETVPATVTARVPGRAVQDSPVSQGEQEAKGEDEETPPTLPPRPADLGEELCKFPSQDQPIYSESLDVSGDYEELLEHSDYCDGISASADYEELPARLGKPDAVISRGGDGGEDYEEILPEESSQPCVGETDNVYEVESPGTCAVALYDYQGDGDDEISFDPDDTITHIEMVDEGWWRGQCRGKVGLFPANYVKLLQ, encoded by the exons ATGTGGAAAGCAGTCGTGGGACATGATGTGTCGGTGAAGGTTGAGGCTCAGGGAGACGACTGGGACACTGACCCCGATTTTGTG AACGACATCTCTGAGAAGGAGCAGCGCTGGGGGGCCAAGACCATCGCGGGCTCTGGACGCGCCGAGCACATCGA CATCCACCAGCTGAGGAACAAGGTGTCAGAGGAACACGAAGTCATCAAGAAGAAGGAGCTGGAGACTGGCCCCAAGGCCTCCTATGGCTATGGGGGCAAATTTGGAACAGAGCAGGACCGAATGGATAAG TGCGCCGTGGGCCATGAGTATGTCGCTGATGTTGGGAAGCATTCCTCACAGACAGATGCAGCACAGGGCTTTGGTGGGAAGTTTGGAATCCAACGGGACCGAACTGATAAG TCAGCGCTGGGTTTTGAATACAAGGGTGAGGTGGAGAAACACTCGTCCCAGAAAG ATTACTCCAAGGGTTTTGGCGGCCGTTATGGTGTGGAGAAGGACAAGGTGGACAAAGCAGCAGTGGGGTTCGACTACAAGAGCCAGGTGGAGAAGCACGACTCTCAGAAAG ACTATTCTGCGGGCTTTGGTGGGAAGTTTGGGGTCCAGAGGGATCGACAGGACAAGAGTGCTCTTGGCTGGGACCATCAGGAGGAAGTGCAACCCCATGCATCCCAAACAG aCTATGCCAAAGGATTTGGAGGCCGCTACGGGGTCCAGAAGGACAGGGTAGATAAG AGTGCTGCTGGCTTTAACGAGATGGCAAGTCCAACTTCCTCATATGAGAAAACAAGACCAGTGGAGGCAG cagcttccagcagcaccagcagcctgcGGTCGAGATTTGAAAACCTGGCTAAATTGGCAGATGAGGAGAgcaaaaggcaggcagaagaagACCGGGTGAGGCGTCAAGCTCAGGAGTGCCAGGCAGCTCGGCAGAAG CAGGAAATCCCACAGGGAGCGAAGGACCACAGAGAGACAGTTCCTGCCACTGTGACAGCAAGGGTCCCTGGAAGAGCTGTCCAAGACAGTCCTGTGTCACAAGGAGAGCAG GAGGCAAAAGGGGAGGATGAGGAAACACCCCCCACTTTGCCACCAAGGCCAGCAGATCTGGGTGAAGAGCTGTGCAAGTTTCCCAGCCAGGATCAGCCCATCTACAGTGAGAGTTTGGATGTCAGTGGAGATTATGAGGAGCTGCTAGAGCACTCTGACTACTGTGATGGTATCAGTGCAAGTGCTGACTATGAGGAACTGCCAGCACGCTTGGGAAAGCCAGATGCCGTCATCAGCCGTGGAGGAGATGGAGGTGAGGACTATGAGGAGATCCTTCCTGAGGAGTCCAGCCAGCCCTGCGTGG GGGAAACGGACAATGTTTATGAGGTGGAGAGCCCTGGGACCTGTGCTGTGGCTCTCTATGATTACCAAGGAG ATGGAGATGATGAGATTTCTTTTGATCCCGATGACACAATCACACACATCGAGATGGTAGATGAAGGCTGGTGGCGGGGTCAGTGCCGGGGCAAAGTAGGCCTCTTCCCAGCAAATTATGTGAAGCTTCTGCAGTGA
- the LOC118259650 gene encoding hematopoietic lineage cell-specific protein-like isoform X4, with amino-acid sequence MWKAVVGHDVSVKVEAQGDDWDTDPDFVNDISEKEQRWGAKTIAGSGRAEHIDIHQLRNKVSEEHEVIKKKELETGPKASYGYGGKFGTEQDRMDKCAVGHEYVADVGKHSSQTDAAQGFGGKFGIQRDRTDKSALGFEYKGEVEKHSSQKDYSKGFGGRYGVEKDKVDKAAVGFDYKSQVEKHDSQKDYSAGFGGKFGVQRDRQDKSALGWDHQEEVQPHASQTDYAKGFGGRYGVQKDRVDKSAAGFNEMASPTSSYEKTRPVEAASSSTSSLRSRFENLAKLADEESKRQAEEDRVRRQAQECQAARQKEIPQGAKDHRETVPATVTARVPGRAVQDSPVSQGEQEAKGEDEETPPTLPPRPADLGEELCKFPSQDQPIYSESLDVSGDYEELLEHSDYCDGISASADYEELPARLGKPDAVISRGGDGGEDYEEILPEESSQPCVGETDNVYEVESPGTCAVALYDYQGDGDDEISFDPDDTITHIEMVDEGWWRGQCRGKVGLFPANYVKLLQ; translated from the exons ATGTGGAAAGCAGTCGTGGGACATGATGTGTCGGTGAAGGTTGAGGCTCAGGGAGACGACTGGGACACTGACCCCGATTTTGTG AACGACATCTCTGAGAAGGAGCAGCGCTGGGGGGCCAAGACCATCGCGGGCTCTGGACGCGCCGAGCACATCGA CATCCACCAGCTGAGGAACAAGGTGTCAGAGGAACACGAAGTCATCAAGAAGAAGGAGCTGGAGACTGGCCCCAAGGCCTCCTATGGCTATGGGGGCAAATTTGGAACAGAGCAGGACCGAATGGATAAG TGCGCCGTGGGCCATGAGTATGTCGCTGATGTTGGGAAGCATTCCTCACAGACAGATGCAGCACAGGGCTTTGGTGGGAAGTTTGGAATCCAACGGGACCGAACTGATAAG TCAGCGCTGGGTTTTGAATACAAGGGTGAGGTGGAGAAACACTCGTCCCAGAAAG ATTACTCCAAGGGTTTTGGCGGCCGTTATGGTGTGGAGAAGGACAAGGTGGACAAAGCAGCAGTGGGGTTCGACTACAAGAGCCAGGTGGAGAAGCACGACTCTCAGAAAG ACTATTCTGCGGGCTTTGGTGGGAAGTTTGGGGTCCAGAGGGATCGACAGGACAAGAGTGCTCTTGGCTGGGACCATCAGGAGGAAGTGCAACCCCATGCATCCCAAACAG aCTATGCCAAAGGATTTGGAGGCCGCTACGGGGTCCAGAAGGACAGGGTAGATAAG AGTGCTGCTGGCTTTAACGAGATGGCAAGTCCAACTTCCTCATATGAGAAAACAAGACCAGTGGAGGCAG cttccagcagcaccagcagcctgcGGTCGAGATTTGAAAACCTGGCTAAATTGGCAGATGAGGAGAgcaaaaggcaggcagaagaagACCGGGTGAGGCGTCAAGCTCAGGAGTGCCAGGCAGCTCGGCAGAAG GAAATCCCACAGGGAGCGAAGGACCACAGAGAGACAGTTCCTGCCACTGTGACAGCAAGGGTCCCTGGAAGAGCTGTCCAAGACAGTCCTGTGTCACAAGGAGAGCAG GAGGCAAAAGGGGAGGATGAGGAAACACCCCCCACTTTGCCACCAAGGCCAGCAGATCTGGGTGAAGAGCTGTGCAAGTTTCCCAGCCAGGATCAGCCCATCTACAGTGAGAGTTTGGATGTCAGTGGAGATTATGAGGAGCTGCTAGAGCACTCTGACTACTGTGATGGTATCAGTGCAAGTGCTGACTATGAGGAACTGCCAGCACGCTTGGGAAAGCCAGATGCCGTCATCAGCCGTGGAGGAGATGGAGGTGAGGACTATGAGGAGATCCTTCCTGAGGAGTCCAGCCAGCCCTGCGTGG GGGAAACGGACAATGTTTATGAGGTGGAGAGCCCTGGGACCTGTGCTGTGGCTCTCTATGATTACCAAGGAG ATGGAGATGATGAGATTTCTTTTGATCCCGATGACACAATCACACACATCGAGATGGTAGATGAAGGCTGGTGGCGGGGTCAGTGCCGGGGCAAAGTAGGCCTCTTCCCAGCAAATTATGTGAAGCTTCTGCAGTGA
- the LOC118259650 gene encoding src substrate protein p85-like isoform X5 — MDKCAVGHEYVADVGKHSSQTDAAQGFGGKFGIQRDRTDKSALGFEYKGEVEKHSSQKDYSKGFGGRYGVEKDKVDKAAVGFDYKSQVEKHDSQKDYSAGFGGKFGVQRDRQDKSALGWDHQEEVQPHASQTDYAKGFGGRYGVQKDRVDKSAAGFNEMASPTSSYEKTRPVEAAASSSTSSLRSRFENLAKLADEESKRQAEEDRVRRQAQECQAARQKQEIPQGAKDHRETVPATVTARVPGRAVQDSPVSQGEQEAKGEDEETPPTLPPRPADLGEELCKFPSQDQPIYSESLDVSGDYEELLEHSDYCDGISASADYEELPARLGKPDAVISRGGDGGEDYEEILPEESSQPCVGETDNVYEVESPGTCAVALYDYQGDGDDEISFDPDDTITHIEMVDEGWWRGQCRGKVGLFPANYVKLLQ; from the exons ATGGATAAG TGCGCCGTGGGCCATGAGTATGTCGCTGATGTTGGGAAGCATTCCTCACAGACAGATGCAGCACAGGGCTTTGGTGGGAAGTTTGGAATCCAACGGGACCGAACTGATAAG TCAGCGCTGGGTTTTGAATACAAGGGTGAGGTGGAGAAACACTCGTCCCAGAAAG ATTACTCCAAGGGTTTTGGCGGCCGTTATGGTGTGGAGAAGGACAAGGTGGACAAAGCAGCAGTGGGGTTCGACTACAAGAGCCAGGTGGAGAAGCACGACTCTCAGAAAG ACTATTCTGCGGGCTTTGGTGGGAAGTTTGGGGTCCAGAGGGATCGACAGGACAAGAGTGCTCTTGGCTGGGACCATCAGGAGGAAGTGCAACCCCATGCATCCCAAACAG aCTATGCCAAAGGATTTGGAGGCCGCTACGGGGTCCAGAAGGACAGGGTAGATAAG AGTGCTGCTGGCTTTAACGAGATGGCAAGTCCAACTTCCTCATATGAGAAAACAAGACCAGTGGAGGCAG cagcttccagcagcaccagcagcctgcGGTCGAGATTTGAAAACCTGGCTAAATTGGCAGATGAGGAGAgcaaaaggcaggcagaagaagACCGGGTGAGGCGTCAAGCTCAGGAGTGCCAGGCAGCTCGGCAGAAG CAGGAAATCCCACAGGGAGCGAAGGACCACAGAGAGACAGTTCCTGCCACTGTGACAGCAAGGGTCCCTGGAAGAGCTGTCCAAGACAGTCCTGTGTCACAAGGAGAGCAG GAGGCAAAAGGGGAGGATGAGGAAACACCCCCCACTTTGCCACCAAGGCCAGCAGATCTGGGTGAAGAGCTGTGCAAGTTTCCCAGCCAGGATCAGCCCATCTACAGTGAGAGTTTGGATGTCAGTGGAGATTATGAGGAGCTGCTAGAGCACTCTGACTACTGTGATGGTATCAGTGCAAGTGCTGACTATGAGGAACTGCCAGCACGCTTGGGAAAGCCAGATGCCGTCATCAGCCGTGGAGGAGATGGAGGTGAGGACTATGAGGAGATCCTTCCTGAGGAGTCCAGCCAGCCCTGCGTGG GGGAAACGGACAATGTTTATGAGGTGGAGAGCCCTGGGACCTGTGCTGTGGCTCTCTATGATTACCAAGGAG ATGGAGATGATGAGATTTCTTTTGATCCCGATGACACAATCACACACATCGAGATGGTAGATGAAGGCTGGTGGCGGGGTCAGTGCCGGGGCAAAGTAGGCCTCTTCCCAGCAAATTATGTGAAGCTTCTGCAGTGA
- the LOC118259637 gene encoding olfactory receptor 1020-like has product MAGENQTRVTEFMLLGFSHGQPFLFVLFLVIYLVTLLGNFAIFALVSLDPHLHNPMYFFLRHLSFLDICYSSVTVPKILANVLRSQATISYCGCLAQMFFLMACAGAECALLAVMAYDRYAAICQPLHYVHTMSPGVCTVAAAGCWLWGMLDSAVHTLLASKLSFCRAAHLQHIFCDAPPLLRAACSNTHPVEVALHAASFFVGLSPFLFVIISYLRILAAVLGMPVAAGQHKAFSTCSAHLLVVTLYFVTANLNYNRPSTGYSPVADTVVSALYCIVTPMLNPLIYSLRNQEVQRALQRALQGWGVWGSPGSNAGVVLAPHQLTVGNL; this is encoded by the coding sequence ATGGCAGGAGAGAACCAGACTCGGGTGACAGAGTTCATGCTCCTGGGCTTTTCCCATGGCCAGCCCTTCCTCTTCGTCCTTTTTCTGGTTATTTACCTGGTCACGCTTCTGGGGAATTTTGCAATATTTGCCCTTGTGTCCCTGGATCCCCATCTCCACAACCCTATGTACTTCTTCCTCAGACATCTGTCCTTCTTGGACATCTGCTACTCATCAGTGACAGTACCCAAGATCTTGGCAAATGTGCTGCGCTCACAGGCAACCATCTCCTACTGCGGGTGTCTGGCGCAAATGTTCTTCCTGATGGCATGCGCAGGGGCCGAGTGTGCACTCCTAGCTGTCATGGCCTATGATCGCTATGCAGCGATATGCCAGCCCTTGCACTATGTCCACACCATGAGCCCGGGTGTCTGCACAGTGGCAGCTGcgggctgctggctctggggtATGTTGGATTCAGCCGTGCATACACTCCTGGCTTCTAAGCTgtccttctgcagggctgcccatCTCCAGCACATCTTCTGTGATGCTCCCCCGCTGCTGAGGGCAGCATGCAGCAACACCCACCCTGTCGAAGTGGCACTCCATGCTGCTAGCTTCTTTGTGGGCCTCAGCCCCTTCCTGTTTGTCATCATCTCCTACCTCCGTATCCTGGCTGCTGTCCTTGGGATGCCTGTGGCTGCTGGCCAGCACAAAGCCTTCTCCACTTGCTCTGCCCACCTGCTTGTGGTCACCTTGTACTTCGTAACAGCCAACCTGAACTACAACCGACCCAGCACTGGCTACTCGCCAGTGGCTGACACAGTGGTCTCTGCGCTATACTGCATTGTCACCCCCATGCTGAATCCTCTCATCTACAGCCTCCGCAACCAGGAGGTGCAGAGGGCCCTGCAGAGAgccctgcagggatggggtgtGTGGGGCTCCCCAGGCAGCAATGCTGGTGTGGTATTGGCCCCTCATCAGCTGACTGTAGGAAATCTGTGA